One segment of Vibrio gazogenes DNA contains the following:
- the frr gene encoding ribosome recycling factor translates to MINEIKKDAQERMDKSVDALKNNLSKVRTGRAHPSLLSGISVEYYGASTPLNQVANVIAEDSRTLAITVFDKELAPKVEKAIMMSDLGLNPMSAGTVIRVPLPALTEERRRDLVKIVRGEAEGGRVAVRNIRRDANTELKNLLKDKEISEDEERKAQDDIQKLTDVAVKNIDDVLAAKEKELMEV, encoded by the coding sequence GTGATTAATGAAATCAAAAAAGACGCTCAAGAGAGAATGGATAAGAGTGTAGACGCGCTCAAAAATAACCTATCTAAAGTTCGTACAGGGCGAGCCCATCCCAGTTTGCTTTCTGGCATTTCCGTAGAATACTATGGCGCATCGACACCATTGAATCAGGTTGCGAACGTCATTGCCGAAGATTCAAGAACACTTGCGATTACAGTTTTTGACAAAGAATTGGCACCAAAGGTAGAAAAAGCCATTATGATGTCTGATCTGGGATTAAACCCAATGTCTGCCGGTACTGTCATTCGCGTTCCTCTGCCAGCGTTGACGGAAGAACGTCGTCGTGATTTGGTTAAAATTGTTCGCGGAGAAGCAGAAGGTGGTAGGGTTGCGGTACGTAATATTCGTCGTGATGCTAACACTGAGCTGAAAAATCTATTGAAAGATAAAGAAATTTCAGAAGATGAAGAACGTAAAGCCCAAGATGACATCCAAAAATTGACTGATGTTGCGGTGAAGAATATCGATGATGTTCTTGCTGCGAAAGAAAAAGAGTTGATGGAAGTTTAA
- the pyrH gene encoding UMP kinase produces the protein MTTNPKPAYQRILLKLSGEALQGEQGFGIDPTVLDRMAQEVKELVELGVQVGVVIGGGNLFRGEGLAKAGMNRVVGDHMGMLATVMNGLAMRDALHRAYVNARVMSAIPLNGVCDNYNWANAISQLRQGRVVIFSAGTGNPFFTTDSAACLRGIEIEADVVLKATKVDGVYSADPVANPDAELYDRLTYNDVLEKELRVMDLAAFTLARDHQMPIRVFNMNKPGALRRIVMGEAEGTLINNKASL, from the coding sequence ATGACAACGAATCCGAAACCTGCATATCAACGTATTTTGTTAAAACTCAGTGGTGAAGCTCTGCAAGGTGAGCAAGGCTTTGGTATTGACCCGACCGTGCTTGATCGGATGGCTCAGGAAGTGAAAGAACTGGTTGAGTTAGGCGTTCAGGTCGGTGTTGTGATTGGTGGTGGCAACCTATTTCGTGGCGAAGGACTTGCCAAAGCAGGGATGAATCGTGTTGTTGGTGATCATATGGGGATGCTGGCAACCGTCATGAACGGGCTGGCGATGCGTGACGCACTGCATCGCGCTTATGTCAATGCCCGAGTCATGTCTGCTATTCCACTGAATGGTGTGTGTGATAATTATAATTGGGCCAATGCGATCAGTCAGCTTCGTCAGGGACGCGTGGTGATCTTTTCAGCAGGAACCGGTAACCCTTTCTTTACAACCGATTCTGCTGCATGTTTACGTGGTATTGAAATTGAAGCTGATGTTGTGCTCAAAGCCACAAAAGTTGATGGTGTTTATAGTGCGGATCCGGTAGCAAACCCTGATGCAGAACTGTATGATAGGCTGACTTATAACGATGTCCTTGAAAAGGAACTACGGGTCATGGATTTGGCAGCCTTCACGCTTGCCAGAGATCATCAAATGCCAATCCGAGTCTTTAATATGAATAAACCCGGAGCTCTGCGTCGTATTGTGATGGGTGAAGCTGAAGGGACACTCATAAACAACAAGGCTTCATTGTAA
- the tsf gene encoding translation elongation factor Ts: MAVTAALVKELRERTGAGMMECKKALVETDGDIELAIENMRKSGAAKAAKKAGNLAAEGTIIIKEGEGSAALLEVNCQTDFVAKDENFSAFAHEVAAEALASKASVEELQAKFEDTRVALVAKIGENVTIRRVEYIEGSAIASYRHGEKIGVVVAGEGDAETLKHIAMHVAASSPEYVTPDDVPADVVAKERDVQVEIAMNEGKPKEIAEKMVTGRMKKFTGEISLTGQAFVMEPKKSVGEILKEKGASVSAFVRLEVGEGIEKKESLSFAEEVALAQKG; this comes from the coding sequence ATGGCTGTTACTGCTGCTCTAGTAAAAGAACTGCGCGAGCGTACTGGCGCAGGTATGATGGAATGTAAGAAAGCGCTTGTTGAAACAGACGGCGACATTGAACTTGCAATCGAAAACATGCGTAAAAGTGGTGCTGCTAAAGCTGCTAAAAAAGCAGGTAATCTGGCAGCTGAAGGTACTATTATTATCAAAGAAGGTGAAGGCTCTGCCGCTCTTCTTGAAGTGAACTGCCAAACTGACTTTGTTGCGAAAGATGAAAACTTTAGCGCATTTGCCCATGAAGTGGCTGCTGAAGCCCTCGCTTCTAAAGCATCTGTAGAAGAGCTACAGGCTAAATTTGAAGACACGCGTGTTGCACTGGTTGCAAAAATTGGTGAAAACGTCACTATCCGTCGTGTTGAGTATATTGAAGGTTCAGCGATCGCGTCTTATCGCCACGGTGAAAAAATTGGTGTTGTTGTTGCTGGTGAAGGTGACGCTGAAACACTCAAGCACATCGCAATGCACGTTGCTGCATCTAGCCCTGAGTATGTGACACCGGACGATGTACCTGCTGATGTTGTTGCGAAAGAACGTGACGTTCAAGTCGAAATCGCAATGAATGAAGGTAAGCCAAAAGAAATCGCAGAGAAGATGGTTACAGGCCGGATGAAGAAATTCACAGGCGAAATCTCTCTGACCGGTCAGGCTTTCGTCATGGAACCGAAGAAATCCGTCGGCGAAATTTTGAAAGAAAAAGGTGCTTCTGTTTCTGCGTTTGTCCGTCTTGAAGTCGGTGAAGGTATTGAAAAGAAAGAAAGCCTAAGTTTTGCTGAAGAAGTTGCACTGGCTCAGAAAGGTTAA
- the rpsB gene encoding 30S ribosomal protein S2, with protein MATVSMRDMLKAGVHFGHQTRYWNPKMKPFIFGARNRVHIINLEKTVPMFNEALAELAKIGEKKGKVLFVGTKRAASESVKEAALASNQYYVNNRWLGGMLTNWKTVRQSIKRLKELEAQSTDGTFDKLTKKEALMRTREMEKLEKSLGGIKDMGGLPDALFIIDADHEHIAVKEANNLGIPVFAVVDTNSNPDGVDYIVPGNDDAIRAVQLYLNAAASSISEGRNKDVVAVAEKDGFVEAE; from the coding sequence ATGGCAACTGTATCAATGCGCGATATGCTGAAAGCTGGTGTTCACTTTGGTCACCAGACTCGTTACTGGAACCCAAAAATGAAGCCTTTCATTTTTGGTGCTCGTAACCGTGTTCATATCATTAACCTAGAAAAAACTGTTCCAATGTTCAACGAAGCGCTGGCTGAGCTGGCAAAAATCGGTGAGAAAAAAGGAAAAGTTCTGTTTGTAGGGACAAAACGCGCTGCATCTGAATCTGTAAAAGAAGCTGCATTAGCAAGCAACCAATACTATGTTAACAATCGCTGGTTAGGTGGTATGTTAACGAACTGGAAAACCGTTCGTCAGTCAATCAAGCGTCTGAAAGAGCTTGAAGCGCAATCAACAGACGGTACTTTCGACAAGCTCACCAAGAAAGAAGCTCTGATGCGTACTCGCGAAATGGAGAAGCTCGAGAAATCTCTTGGTGGTATCAAAGATATGGGTGGTTTACCAGACGCTCTGTTCATCATCGATGCTGATCACGAGCACATCGCAGTTAAAGAAGCGAACAATCTGGGTATCCCTGTATTCGCAGTCGTTGATACGAACTCTAATCCAGATGGTGTTGACTATATTGTCCCAGGTAATGATGATGCAATCCGTGCAGTTCAACTTTATCTGAATGCTGCTGCTTCATCTATCAGCGAAGGCCGTAACAAAGACGTTGTTGCTGTTGCTGAAAAAGATGGTTTCGTAGAAGCTGAATAA
- the map gene encoding type I methionyl aminopeptidase: MSVNIKTAEEIEKMRVAGQLAADVLEMIEPHVKPGVTTEELDQICHRYITETQQAIPAPLNYHGFTKSICTSINHVVCHGIPATEDSTYGQIQRPAVLKDGDIINLDITVIKDGYHGDTSRMFLVGDVSPADKRLCMVAQESLYLAMKLVKPGIQLGEIGTAIEKYIKTNNKNNPRMKFSIVKDYCGHGIGAGFHEEPQVVHYKNGDRTVLKPGMTFTIEPMINAGKFSCRLDEEDGWTVYTADCKNSAQWEHTLLVTDTGCEVLTLRKDETISRHLHNI, encoded by the coding sequence ATGTCTGTAAATATAAAAACCGCAGAAGAAATAGAGAAGATGCGTGTTGCCGGCCAGCTTGCGGCAGATGTACTCGAAATGATTGAACCTCACGTCAAACCCGGTGTAACGACAGAAGAACTGGATCAAATCTGCCATCGGTACATCACAGAAACACAACAGGCCATTCCGGCGCCACTTAATTATCATGGCTTTACAAAATCCATTTGTACGTCCATTAATCATGTGGTCTGTCATGGTATTCCGGCGACTGAAGATAGTACATACGGTCAAATTCAGCGCCCGGCAGTGCTGAAGGATGGCGATATTATCAACCTCGATATCACCGTGATAAAAGACGGATACCACGGTGATACCTCCAGAATGTTTTTGGTTGGCGACGTCTCTCCGGCAGATAAGCGTTTGTGTATGGTGGCACAAGAAAGCCTTTATCTGGCAATGAAATTGGTGAAACCCGGCATCCAATTGGGTGAAATCGGTACCGCGATTGAAAAGTACATCAAAACGAACAATAAAAATAATCCACGAATGAAGTTTTCTATTGTGAAAGATTACTGTGGTCACGGTATCGGGGCAGGATTCCATGAGGAGCCACAGGTTGTCCACTATAAAAACGGTGATAGAACAGTCCTGAAACCGGGGATGACATTTACTATCGAGCCGATGATTAATGCGGGTAAGTTTAGCTGCCGCTTGGATGAAGAAGACGGTTGGACAGTCTATACCGCAGATTGCAAAAACTCAGCACAATGGGAACACACACTTCTCGTCACCGATACGGGTTGTGAGGTGCTCACCTTACGCAAAGACGAAACGATTTCCCGTCATTTACACAATATCTAA
- the glnD gene encoding bifunctional uridylyltransferase/uridylyl-removing protein GlnD: MYKQDVYRTDATNMHVQSPLTLQDEQLTLASLKNQLEMFADEQKQQFLNSHSVLDLVYGRAEYMDQLLQRLWQSYNFHQIDELTLIAVGGYGRKELHPLSDIDILILSKQKLSPHVQAQISKFITLLWDLKLEVGHAVRTIAECSLIGREDLTVATNLQEARMLTGCEEIFHQLKLIILSESFWPTETFYRAKVEEQKARHARYHDTTYNLEPDIKSTPGGLRDIHTLSWIARRHFGATSLFEMSSHGFLTDAEYRELAECQEFLWRVRFALHLELKRYDNRLTFAHQAQVAEHLGFQGEGNHAVEMMMKEFYRTLRRVAELNKMLLKLFDQAILDEEDAFLPTIINDHFQKRGNLIELRTEGLFQQSPETILDMFIHIANDSQIEGVAPATMRQLRTARRRLSYFLHTLPSAREKFMELVRHPNALTKAFSLMHRHSVLSAYLPQWSHIVGQMQFDLFHVYTVDEHSIRLLKHIRIFSDPKNHEHHPICCEVYPRLQKKELLIIAAIFHDIGKGRGGDHSEIGAVEAYDFCIEHGLSKPEAKLVSWLVQNHLLMSVTAQRRDIYDPEVIIEFAKTVRDEEYLEFLVCLTVADICATNPELWNSWKRTLLAELFYSTQRALRRGLENPVDVRERIRHNQQLSSALLRKEGFSLQEIDSLWQRFKADYFLRHTHKQIAWHCTHMLRHQMPDEPLILISKKATRGGTEIFVYTKDQHALFATVVAELDRKGLNVHDAQIMTSKDGYALDTFMVLDQNGDTIDAERHQTLTSHLHRAIGQGTPALHKTRRTPSNLKHFTVKTQVDFLPTKSKKRTLVEFVALDMPGLLATVGATFSELGFDIHGAKITTIGERAEDLFIITSATHGKLSIEEQENLRQVLIGNVDALMPH; encoded by the coding sequence ATTTATAAACAAGATGTATACCGCACGGATGCTACTAATATGCATGTTCAATCCCCACTCACACTACAAGATGAACAACTGACACTCGCTTCGCTGAAAAATCAGCTGGAAATGTTTGCCGATGAGCAAAAACAACAGTTTCTGAATTCGCATTCAGTACTGGATCTGGTTTATGGCCGAGCAGAATACATGGATCAATTGCTACAACGTTTATGGCAGTCTTACAATTTTCATCAGATCGATGAACTCACGCTGATTGCTGTGGGAGGTTATGGCAGAAAAGAACTTCATCCGTTGTCAGATATTGATATTTTAATTCTTTCCAAACAAAAACTTTCGCCCCACGTTCAGGCACAGATCAGCAAATTCATTACACTTCTCTGGGATTTAAAACTCGAAGTCGGTCATGCCGTCAGAACCATTGCAGAGTGCAGTCTGATTGGCCGTGAAGATTTAACCGTCGCCACAAATCTACAGGAAGCCAGAATGCTCACTGGTTGCGAAGAGATATTTCATCAACTCAAACTCATCATTCTGTCAGAGTCATTCTGGCCGACAGAGACGTTCTACCGAGCCAAAGTTGAGGAACAGAAAGCACGCCACGCACGCTATCACGATACGACTTATAATTTGGAACCCGATATCAAATCAACGCCCGGTGGATTGAGAGATATTCACACGCTCAGTTGGATAGCCAGACGACATTTCGGAGCAACTTCATTATTCGAAATGAGCAGCCACGGTTTCCTCACTGATGCTGAATATCGGGAGCTGGCCGAATGTCAGGAGTTTTTATGGCGGGTACGTTTTGCGCTGCACCTAGAGCTCAAACGTTATGATAATCGCCTAACGTTTGCCCATCAGGCTCAAGTTGCCGAACATCTGGGGTTTCAGGGAGAAGGCAACCATGCTGTTGAGATGATGATGAAAGAGTTTTACCGCACGCTTAGACGAGTGGCTGAACTCAATAAAATGTTACTTAAACTCTTTGATCAGGCGATTCTGGATGAAGAAGATGCCTTCCTACCGACTATCATCAATGACCATTTCCAAAAACGAGGCAATCTGATCGAACTTCGGACCGAAGGACTTTTCCAACAATCTCCGGAAACGATTCTGGATATGTTTATCCACATTGCGAACGATTCTCAGATTGAAGGCGTTGCCCCGGCGACCATGAGACAGCTTAGAACAGCCCGACGCCGACTCAGCTACTTTTTACACACGCTGCCTTCAGCCCGAGAAAAATTCATGGAATTAGTCCGGCACCCGAATGCTCTGACCAAAGCTTTCAGCTTGATGCATCGTCATAGCGTCTTATCCGCGTATCTGCCGCAATGGAGTCATATTGTCGGACAAATGCAGTTCGACCTCTTCCATGTTTATACTGTCGATGAACACAGTATTCGTTTGCTCAAACATATTCGGATTTTCAGTGATCCCAAAAATCATGAACATCACCCGATCTGCTGTGAAGTTTACCCTCGCCTGCAAAAGAAAGAGCTACTGATTATCGCGGCAATTTTCCATGATATCGGTAAAGGACGTGGCGGTGACCATTCAGAAATTGGCGCGGTCGAAGCCTATGATTTCTGTATTGAACATGGTTTATCAAAACCCGAGGCAAAATTGGTATCATGGCTGGTGCAAAATCACTTACTGATGTCGGTGACGGCACAGCGACGCGATATCTATGATCCAGAAGTAATTATCGAGTTTGCGAAAACAGTGCGTGATGAAGAATATCTTGAATTTCTCGTCTGTCTGACCGTTGCGGACATCTGTGCAACAAACCCAGAATTGTGGAATAGTTGGAAAAGGACCTTACTGGCGGAACTGTTTTATTCGACCCAACGGGCACTCCGCAGAGGTCTGGAGAACCCGGTAGATGTCAGAGAGCGAATCCGACACAACCAGCAACTCTCTTCGGCTTTATTAAGAAAAGAAGGCTTTAGTCTGCAAGAAATTGATTCGTTATGGCAACGTTTCAAAGCAGACTATTTCTTACGCCATACGCATAAACAAATCGCCTGGCACTGTACGCATATGTTACGCCACCAGATGCCAGATGAACCGCTGATCTTAATCAGTAAGAAAGCCACCCGTGGTGGCACTGAAATTTTTGTTTATACCAAAGATCAACATGCACTGTTTGCCACAGTTGTTGCTGAGCTTGACCGCAAAGGCCTAAATGTTCATGACGCTCAGATCATGACCAGTAAAGATGGTTACGCACTGGATACATTTATGGTGCTGGACCAAAATGGAGATACCATTGATGCGGAGCGCCATCAAACACTGACATCTCATCTCCACCGAGCGATCGGACAGGGAACGCCAGCCCTGCATAAAACCCGTCGGACACCCAGTAATTTAAAACACTTCACGGTCAAAACGCAGGTTGATTTTCTGCCGACTAAAAGTAAAAAACGCACACTCGTTGAATTTGTAGCACTGGATATGCCTGGGTTACTTGCGACGGTCGGTGCAACGTTTTCTGAGCTGGGATTTGATATTCACGGTGCCAAAATCACGACCATTGGTGAAAGAGCTGAAGACTTATTTATCATTACCAGTGCCACACACGGCAAGCTAAGCATTGAAGAACAGGAAAATCTGAGACAGGTTTTAATCGGAAATGTGGATGCACTCATGCCCCACTAA
- a CDS encoding DUF3461 family protein — protein sequence MFPHLSNLGINDPTQIERYTVRQEALKDVLKIYFRKQKGELFAKSVKFKYPRQVKNVLVDGGSHQYKEVTEISRNLTLVIDELNHITTPEQLSEQDLKEKILSDLRHLEKVVTSKIHEIENDLMKLK from the coding sequence ATGTTCCCACACCTCAGTAATCTGGGAATCAATGATCCCACCCAAATAGAACGCTACACCGTCCGTCAGGAAGCCCTGAAAGATGTGCTGAAGATTTATTTTCGTAAACAAAAAGGAGAGCTGTTTGCGAAAAGTGTGAAGTTCAAATACCCGAGACAAGTGAAAAATGTACTGGTCGATGGGGGGAGCCATCAATACAAAGAAGTCACGGAAATCAGTCGTAATCTCACATTAGTCATTGATGAACTCAACCACATCACAACGCCAGAGCAACTCTCCGAACAAGATCTGAAAGAGAAAATACTCAGTGATCTGCGCCATCTGGAAAAGGTCGTCACCAGTAAGATCCACGAAATTGAAAATGATTTAATGAAATTAAAATGA
- the pgpA gene encoding phosphatidylglycerophosphatase A codes for MMKPTERLHLGNIWHLLATGFGSGLSPVIPGTMGTLAAIPFYLLLSQLPFGIYVAITLFAALIGIKICQRTSDDMRVHDHGSIVWDEFVGFWITMLVVPYMVQGSGEWSWIALGFVLFRFFDMVKPWPIRWLDQHVAGGFGIMIDDVLAGVMAGIVLAGIGFGIGWFG; via the coding sequence TTGATGAAACCCACAGAACGGCTGCACCTTGGTAATATTTGGCATTTACTGGCGACAGGATTTGGCAGTGGTTTATCCCCGGTGATTCCCGGCACAATGGGGACGCTGGCCGCAATTCCATTCTATCTATTGTTGTCTCAACTGCCATTTGGGATCTATGTAGCCATCACTCTCTTTGCCGCGCTGATTGGTATAAAAATTTGTCAGCGGACGTCAGATGATATGCGTGTTCATGATCATGGTTCGATCGTCTGGGATGAATTTGTTGGTTTTTGGATCACAATGTTAGTTGTTCCCTATATGGTTCAGGGGAGTGGCGAGTGGTCGTGGATCGCTCTTGGTTTTGTATTATTTCGCTTTTTCGATATGGTTAAACCATGGCCGATTCGCTGGCTGGATCAGCATGTTGCCGGGGGATTCGGCATCATGATTGATGACGTACTCGCCGGTGTAATGGCCGGGATTGTGCTTGCGGGGATCGGTTTTGGTATCGGGTGGTTTGGCTGA
- the thiL gene encoding thiamine-phosphate kinase — protein MTGEFRLIDRFFKQRQTQRKDVQLGIGDDCAIVKVPEQVRLAISTDTMVSGTHFLPDVDPAWIAHKALVSNLSDLAAMGATPAWCTLALTLPEMDSVWLSRFCDAFFELASYYNIQLIGGDTTRGPLSITLTVHGFVPEAHALTRNGAKVGDWIYVTGTLGDSKAGLELILSAEQILDDVGRELEKRHYFATPRILAGQSLLKQASAAIDISDGLISDIRHILTGSEVGASIDVSRLPVSEALLQYVGGDMVKAQQYALTSGEEYELCFTVPKENQGSLVSALSHCDTPLTCIGQIRSQGQWELHHAGDPLSWELAGYDHFQQEK, from the coding sequence ATGACTGGTGAATTTCGTTTAATTGATCGTTTCTTTAAGCAACGACAAACACAGCGTAAAGATGTTCAGCTTGGTATTGGCGATGATTGCGCGATTGTAAAAGTACCCGAGCAAGTCCGGCTTGCGATCAGTACAGATACGATGGTCTCCGGGACTCATTTTCTTCCTGACGTTGACCCGGCTTGGATCGCACATAAAGCCCTAGTGTCTAATTTAAGTGATTTGGCCGCGATGGGGGCTACACCAGCATGGTGTACGCTGGCTTTGACGCTACCTGAAATGGATTCAGTGTGGTTGAGTCGGTTTTGTGATGCCTTTTTTGAGTTAGCAAGTTACTACAATATTCAATTGATCGGTGGTGATACCACCAGAGGGCCGCTGAGTATCACGCTGACAGTACATGGCTTCGTGCCAGAAGCGCATGCGCTAACTCGCAATGGCGCAAAGGTCGGAGACTGGATTTATGTGACTGGAACGCTGGGAGATAGTAAAGCTGGGTTAGAACTGATTTTATCTGCGGAGCAAATACTTGATGATGTGGGTCGGGAGCTAGAAAAGCGTCATTACTTTGCAACCCCCAGAATTCTTGCCGGACAATCATTGTTAAAACAGGCTTCAGCCGCGATCGATATATCTGATGGCTTGATTAGTGACATCCGACATATTCTGACGGGGTCAGAGGTGGGAGCCAGTATTGACGTGAGTCGCCTTCCTGTTTCTGAAGCGCTGTTACAGTACGTGGGCGGTGATATGGTTAAAGCACAGCAATATGCATTAACAAGTGGCGAAGAGTACGAACTCTGCTTTACCGTTCCGAAGGAGAATCAAGGCTCACTGGTCAGTGCGCTTTCTCACTGTGATACACCGTTGACTTGCATTGGACAGATTCGGTCTCAAGGACAGTGGGAACTACATCATGCAGGTGATCCCTTGTCGTGGGAGTTAGCCGGTTATGATCATTTTCAGCAGGAGAAGTAA
- the nusB gene encoding transcription antitermination factor NusB yields MGAHVKPAARRNARQFALQAIYSWQITRENVSTIEAQFLSSDKYDDEEHRSTEPALRAPETDVEYFRDLLTGVVQNHTELDSKIRPYASRPMQDLDMMELALLRLAMYEMTRRGDVPYKVVINEAIELAKSFAAEDSHKFVNGVLDKAAPHVRKK; encoded by the coding sequence ATGGGGGCTCATGTGAAACCAGCCGCACGTCGTAATGCACGCCAGTTTGCTTTACAGGCTATTTATTCTTGGCAAATTACCCGTGAGAATGTCTCAACAATTGAGGCTCAGTTTCTCTCTAGTGATAAATATGATGATGAAGAGCATCGCTCAACGGAGCCGGCACTTCGCGCGCCTGAAACTGATGTTGAGTATTTTCGAGATTTGCTCACCGGTGTCGTGCAGAACCACACTGAGCTGGACAGCAAAATTCGTCCTTATGCTTCTCGTCCGATGCAAGATCTGGATATGATGGAACTTGCTTTGCTCCGTTTGGCGATGTATGAGATGACGCGTCGCGGAGATGTGCCTTATAAAGTCGTAATAAACGAAGCCATTGAATTAGCAAAATCTTTTGCAGCAGAAGATAGCCATAAATTTGTCAATGGTGTGCTGGATAAAGCAGCACCTCATGTTCGTAAGAAATAA
- the ribH gene encoding 6,7-dimethyl-8-ribityllumazine synthase yields MKVIEGGFPAPHAKIAIVISRFNSFINESLLSGAIDTLKRHGQVSDENITVVRCPGAVELPLVAQRVAKTGQFDAIVSLGTVIRGGTPHFDYVCNECNKGLAQVSLEYSLPVAFGVLTVDTIDQAIERAGTKAGNKGAEAALSALEMINVLSAIDS; encoded by the coding sequence ATGAAAGTGATTGAGGGAGGTTTCCCGGCACCTCACGCGAAAATTGCGATTGTCATTTCACGGTTTAATAGTTTTATTAATGAAAGTTTACTTTCCGGTGCAATTGACACGTTGAAACGTCACGGTCAGGTAAGTGATGAGAATATTACGGTTGTTCGTTGTCCGGGTGCCGTTGAACTGCCGCTTGTCGCGCAGCGAGTTGCAAAAACCGGTCAGTTTGATGCGATCGTCTCTCTTGGGACAGTGATCCGAGGCGGAACGCCGCACTTTGACTATGTTTGTAATGAGTGTAATAAAGGCTTAGCTCAGGTTTCTCTTGAGTATAGCTTACCTGTCGCTTTTGGTGTCTTGACTGTTGATACCATCGATCAAGCGATTGAACGCGCAGGAACCAAGGCTGGTAATAAAGGTGCAGAGGCTGCACTGAGCGCACTTGAAATGATTAATGTTCTTTCTGCAATTGATTCCTAA
- the ribBA gene encoding bifunctional 3,4-dihydroxy-2-butanone-4-phosphate synthase/GTP cyclohydrolase II, with protein sequence MAISTPQEIIEDIRQGKIVILMDDEDRENEGDMIIAAEHITPEAINFMATHGRGLICLTMTKERCQRLGLAPMVQDNNAQFTTNFTVSIEAAEGVTTGISAGDRARTVQAAVASDAKASDLVQPGHIFPLAAQDGGVLIRAGHTEAGCDLARLAGLEPASVIVEILKEDGSMARRPDLEVFAEKHQIKLGTIADLIEYRNNTETTIERVATCQLPTAHGEFDLITYRDVIDNQVHYALVKEKEGQDVPLVRVHLINTFTDVLHSDRNTDRSWSIEDAMKRISVEGGVLVLLGNEESSELIIHRVKMFELQDKGEAPAMAKKQGTSRRVGVGSQILADLGVTDMKLLSSANKKYHALGGFGLNVVEYISQ encoded by the coding sequence ATGGCAATTAGCACCCCCCAAGAAATTATCGAAGATATTCGTCAGGGTAAAATAGTTATCCTGATGGACGATGAAGATCGTGAAAATGAAGGTGATATGATTATTGCCGCAGAGCATATTACACCAGAAGCGATTAATTTTATGGCAACGCATGGGCGGGGGCTGATTTGTCTGACGATGACTAAAGAGCGTTGTCAGCGTTTGGGACTGGCACCGATGGTTCAAGATAATAACGCCCAGTTTACCACCAATTTTACGGTTTCGATTGAAGCTGCTGAAGGCGTTACCACAGGGATTTCAGCCGGAGATCGTGCCCGGACGGTTCAGGCTGCGGTTGCATCTGATGCAAAGGCTTCTGATCTTGTTCAACCCGGTCATATTTTCCCGCTTGCTGCTCAAGATGGTGGCGTATTGATTCGCGCCGGACACACGGAAGCCGGATGTGATTTGGCAAGATTAGCGGGTTTGGAGCCTGCTTCGGTAATTGTCGAGATTCTTAAAGAAGACGGTAGTATGGCAAGACGTCCAGATCTGGAAGTCTTTGCAGAGAAACACCAAATTAAGCTAGGGACGATTGCTGACCTCATTGAATACCGAAATAACACGGAAACCACCATTGAGCGTGTTGCGACTTGTCAGTTGCCAACCGCTCATGGTGAATTCGATTTAATCACTTATCGTGATGTCATCGATAATCAGGTTCACTATGCATTAGTCAAAGAGAAGGAGGGTCAGGATGTTCCTCTGGTCCGGGTTCACCTGATTAACACGTTCACGGATGTACTTCATAGTGATCGGAATACCGATCGGAGCTGGAGTATTGAAGATGCGATGAAACGTATTAGTGTTGAAGGCGGAGTGTTAGTTCTGCTCGGCAATGAAGAGTCTTCGGAACTGATTATTCATCGGGTCAAGATGTTTGAGTTGCAGGATAAAGGTGAAGCACCTGCAATGGCAAAAAAACAAGGGACATCCCGTCGTGTCGGTGTTGGTTCGCAAATCCTTGCTGACTTAGGCGTCACCGATATGAAGTTGCTCTCATCCGCGAATAAAAAATATCATGCATTGGGTGGGTTTGGACTGAATGTTGTGGAATATATCAGTCAGTAA